The genomic window CTCTCTAAAAAAGTGCTTCTCAAAAAAACGAGCAAGATTGATGAGATCGTCAGCCAAATTGATATCTATAAATTTGATCCGTGGGATCTTCCAAGTAAGTTTGTTTTACTCACTCTtgcttttttctgttttttgcaCTCCAAACCATGCAAacacaaatagaaaaaaaattaggtctaacttttatgagaaaaacaaaagtaaagtCGTGTATGCATGTTTGTGAAGTAAAATTAACACataaattattgttataaaCTGATGatcaaacataatttttgtttgaagggTCGAGGAATACAGAGAAGGAGAGCTACTTCTTTTGTAAGAGAGGAAGGAAATACAGAAACAGCATAAGACCGAACCGAGTGACTGGTTCCGGTTTCTGGAAAGCCACAGGGATAGACAAGCCTGTCTATTCCGATGGATCCAACAAAGCCGTGATCGGTCTAAAGAAGACACTCGTTTATTACCTAGGAAGCGCCGGGAAAGGAAACAAGACGGATTGGATGATGCACGAGTTTCGTCTCCCTACAGCCAATGACACAATCCCCGGTGGCCCTACACACTCTAACCCTACTCCAACTTCCTTGCTACACGCGGTAAGTTTGCTATCTCTTGATCATGATCATGCATGGTTGGCCACTATAAACGCTTCACATGGCAAAAATACATAGGGTTTGAGAAAGAATGCTCATGGATGGTTCttattaactatataattGCAGGAAGTATGGACGTTATGCCGGATATTTAAGAGAACTGTGTCTAGTCGAAAATACACTCCGGACTGGAGAGAATTAGCAAATGGCAAACGTGTGAAGCAGCAACAATCTAATTACCAAGAAGcttatataaattttgggGACAATGAAAGTAGTAGTAGTACCAACGTGATGAACGTTAGGGAAGGCAAAGGGAACTACGAGAGAAGCGTTTTCCAGCTTCAGCAAACGCCTTATCAACATCAAAACCAGCCAATTCTCATGGACACCACACACGTTGATTCGTTTCAACATTTCTCCAACGATAACATTCACCATGAAACCTACGAGACTTGGCCGGACGAGCTTCGATCGGTTGTGGAATTTGCTTTCCCACCTTCTTTTCTTAGTTAGATCTCTAGAATAATTAACAACtaatatgtatacatattaCATATTACTAGCTTGGACGTGTTGTATCATCAGATCTCTACTGTATACATGGATCGTGTGTATATGAATATGCACCTGTTTGAATTCTCAGGTTGATCCACACGTATATAGTATGTATTAATGTCAATTTAATCTCGGGAACTATTtgcatattttgttttattagccctcttattttatgtttttcggTTAGACGAATAGTGGACTTGTGGTCTTGTTATCTTTAATAAAGTAACAAAAGcgtttaaaaaaacattaagaagCCCACAAAGGAAACAAAGCCCATTAGGTGGAGGAGATGAAACGATGGAACTTCTTGTCTTGTCACGGATGAGAGAAATATTGGAGAGAACCATTGGAGAGAAAGCAGAGTTACTTGCCAATTTCGAATTCTGAGAGCGAAGAGCCGAGATTCTGTTTGTAGTTTGGATGATGAATACGATTGTTCATGTTCCTTTTATCTCCAGATTTCGTAAATTCGTCAATTTAAGAGACGATTAGCTCAGTTTACAATCGAGTCAGTATATATCGAATTAAACTGCAGAGGTTTTGGGTGTTCCCGAGACATGACTAGGATATGGTTCAATAAACAGTTGGAATTGGCGTGAAAATTGTAGATAGGTTAAGCTTTATACTTCAAATCATGCAATCGAGTAGTCTGATATCATTTTACTGACTGATTCCACTGGTTATCCAGTAGCCAACTATGTACGTGTGATTGATTGTGTAGTAATTTCCGTCTTGTACTTTGTAAGTTGGGTTCTTATTCTGCTGCATTTGGCTATTCCGTGTCTGATGacctttgttttttccttttgcagCTTTGTTAGAGTCTCATTTAGATCCATGTCTCTTTGCTTTAATTGGTCACAATGCTTCTTCTGGTTTTATTGCAGCGGAAACGGTTTATTGAACAAACGAAGACTCTTTATGGTATGAATTTCCTGGCATCTGTTTCAAGTTTACTTTCTAAAACCTGGAAGTTCGGCACATGAGCAGTTCCTTTTAGAACAGTTTGTTTACTTAAACCTTTGACGCCCTTTTGTGTACTGGTATAAACCTCCTGCCTCTTCTCTCATCTGTTTCAGGCTTCGATTCCACCCTTCATATTACAGTCGCAATTACAAACTAGTGTCAATGAGAGAACCCAATTCGATCAGAGGTatgctttctcttcttgacAACAAGTAAAGTAAACAGGGTTTCTGTTTCTCCACTTCcttttatggttttggttttgaaaagtGAAATCTTTATGTGAAagttccatttttttgttttaataggATTTGAGATTAATGagtaatttaaaataagtGAGCCTATTTAGGCcctaaagacaaaaaaaatcctaactttttgtctttttttattaaactaaaatatcagggtcatgatttacaatctttattttttcttgatacttttcatgattttagtttgtaaaaaaaaatgtataaaatcataaaccaataacaccataattaaaatcattaagaATCAtagattcatttgttttagtttaataacatcaatttttaatgactttattaaattatgaatctaataactcaaaatttatgaagactttagattattttgtataaatcaaaatctaataacACTAACTGTTAACagaatcttataaaatcttaatttaattacacaagattttttataacattaaatcgctaaaaatttatataaatcgTAAACCAATAATACCccctaatttttttaaaaaaaataggatTTCAGATTAATGagtaatttaaaataagtGAGCCCATTTAGGCCCttaagacaaaataaaacccgaCAGAGATTCTCTGTGTGAAACcctaaatattaaaatcagaAGGCAAAGGCACTTTCTTATAATATACAGAGAGTAACGCTTCTGCTCATCTTTTCACGTCCAAGGCTGCACCCGTACTCGCTCCAGGTTGGTTAAGATTTTAGTTTACCTTCgctccctcttcttcttcttcttttcccatttattaattttttacaGATTgttgattctctcttcttctctctactGCTGATCTATGAATTCTAGTATTATTTTCCGATAATTTTCTTACtgtctcttctttctctgcagAGAATTTTGTAGGCGTGAGGAAAAAAGCAAGTCAAGATGgtaagctttttttcttttctttcagagtactattcatttattttttgtgtagTGATCTGCCTTGTGTTTTGTTTAACacgtttttgttaaaaaatctTGCAGGTGAAGTTTACAGTTGAAGAGCAACGGAAAATTACGGATCGTAAACACAACATCCGTAACATGTCTGTCATCGCCCATGTCGATCATGgtatttatctctttaaaaattGTTCGTTGTATATGAATCTCATatcactctgtttttatgGCTTATTGATGTTAAAGTataacataacataaaaaaacgattttattttatatatcttttatttatatagttctgtttcttttttgttgatgaaataTTTGCTCTTTTATACATATGTTTGCTAAGCATGTGTTTTTTCTATCAAACTTGAtactaaataaaagttttgtgatCTTTTAATGATAGGGAAATCTACACTTACGGATTCacttgttgctgctgctggtATCATTGCTCAAGAAACTGCGGGTGATGTGCGTATGACTGATACTCGTGCTGATGAGGCAGAACGTGGTATCACCATCAAGTCCACTGGTATCTCTCTCTACTATGAGATGACTGATGCGTCTCTGAAGAGTTTCACCGGAGCTAGAGATGGCAATGAGTACCTGATCAACCTCATTGACTCTCCTGGACACGTTGACTTTTCTTCAGAGGTCACAGCTGCTCTCCGTATCACTGATGGTGCTCTTGTGGTTGTTGACTGCATTGAAGGTGTTTGTGTGCAGACTGAGACTGTGCTCAGGCAATCTCTTGGTGAAAGGATTAGGCCTGTTTTGACTGTCAACAAGATGGACAGGTGTTTCCTTGAGCTTAAGGTTGATGGTGAGGAGGCGTATCAGAATTTCCAGAGGGTCATTGAGAATGCTAATGTCATCATGGCCACGCATGAGGATCCTCTCCTCGGTGATGTTCAGGTTTACCCTGAAAAGGGGACAGTAGCTTTCTCTGCTGGTCTCCACGGATGGGCTTTCACTCTCACCAATTTTGCTAAGATGTATGCTTCCAAGTTTGGTGTCTCTGAATCTAAAATGATGGAGAGGCTGTGGGGTGAGAACTTCTTTGATTCTGCAACCAGAAAATGGACGACCAAAAACTGGCTCCCCGACCTGCAAGCGTGGGTTTGTTCAGTTCTGTTATGAACCCATTAAGATAATGATCAACACTTGTATGAATGATCAGAAGGATAAGCTGTGGCCGATGTTAGAGAAGCTTGGTATTCAGATGAAGCCCGATGAGAAAGAGTTGATGGGTAAACCTTTGATGAAGCGTGTCATGCAGGCATGGCTTCCTGCGAGTACCGCTCTTCTTGAAATGATGATCTTTCACTTACCATCACCCTACACTGCGCAGAGGTACCGTGTTGAGAACTTGTATGAAGGTCCCCTTGATGATAAGTATGCTGCAGCTATCAGAAACTGTGATCCAGACGGTCCTTTGATGCTCTACGTCTCTAAGATGATTCCCGCATCTGACAAGGGCAGGTTCTTTGCCTTCGGTCGTGTCTTTTCTGGTACGGTTTCTACTGGTATGAAAGTCAGGATCATGGGTCCTAACTATGTCCCTGGTGAAAAGAAAGATCTGTATGTCAAAAGTGTGCAGAGGACTGTCATTTGGATGGGTAAGAAACAAGAGACAGTGGAGGATGTTCCTTGTGGTAATACTGTTGCTATGGTTGGGCTGGATCAGTTCATCACCAAGAATGGTACCTTGACGAATTAGAAGGAAGTGGACGCACACCCGCTTCGTGCCATGAAGTTTTCTGTCTCTCCCGTTGTTCGTGTTGCTGTGAAATGCAAGCTAGCGTCTGACCTTCCCAAGCTTGTAGAAGGTCTTAAGAGGCTGGCCAAGTCTGACCCTATGGTTCTATGCACAATGGAAGAGTCTGGTGAGCACATTGTTGCAGGTGCTGGAGAACTCCACATTGAAATTTGTGTCAAGGATCTTCAAGATTTTATGGGTGGTGCGGATATCATAGTGTCAGATCCTGTTGTTTCGTTACGAGAGACAGTCTTTGAGAGGTCTTGCCGGACTGTGATGAGTAAGTCCCCAAACAAACACAACCGTCTTTACATGGAAGCCAGACCAATGGAGGATGGTCTAGCAGAGGCCATTGATGAAGGCCGCATCGGTCCATCTGATGACCCCAAGATCCGATCCAAGATTCTTGCAGAAGAGTTTGGGTGGGACAAGGATCTTGCCAAGAAAATCTGGGCGTTTGGACCTGACACCACAGGGCCCAACATGGTGGTTGACATGTGTAAGGGAGTGCAGTACTTGAATGAAATCAAGGACTCAGTGGTTGCTGGGTTCCAATGGGCTTCAAAGGAAGGTCCTTTAGCAGAGGAAAACATGAGAGGGGTCTGTTATGAGGTGTGTGATGTTGTGCTCCATGCTGATGCAATCCACAGAGGATGTGGTCAGATGATCTCAACAGCAAGAAGAGCCATCTATGCATCACAACTCACGGCCAAGCCTAGACTTCTTGAGCCGGTTTACATGGTCGAGATACAAGCACCTGAGGGAGCTTTAGGAGGAATCTACAGTGTGTTGAATCAGAAGCGTGGACATGTGTTTGAAGAAATGCAAAGGCCAGG from Arabidopsis thaliana chromosome 3, partial sequence includes these protein-coding regions:
- a CDS encoding NAC (No Apical Meristem) domain transcriptional regulator superfamily protein (NAC (No Apical Meristem) domain transcriptional regulator superfamily protein; CONTAINS InterPro DOMAIN/s: No apical meristem (NAM) protein (InterPro:IPR003441); BEST Arabidopsis thaliana protein match is: NAC domain containing protein 42 (TAIR:AT2G43000.1); Has 2920 Blast hits to 2915 proteins in 75 species: Archae - 0; Bacteria - 0; Metazoa - 0; Fungi - 0; Plants - 2920; Viruses - 0; Other Eukaryotes - 0 (source: NCBI BLink).) yields the protein MEKMIEPRDNTRESEDEDALKLPGFRFHPTDEELVGYYLSKKVLLKKTSKIDEIVSQIDIYKFDPWDLPRSRNTEKESYFFCKRGRKYRNSIRPNRVTGSGFWKATGIDKPVYSDGSNKAVIGLKKTLVYYLGSAGKGNKTDWMMHEFRLPTANDTIPGGPTHSNPTPTSLLHAEVWTLCRIFKRTVSSRKYTPDWRELANGKRVKQQQSNYQEAYINFGDNESSSSTNVMNVREGKGNYERSVFQLQQTPYQHQNQPILMDTTHVDSFQHFSNDNIHHETYETWPDELRSVVEFAFPPSFLS
- a CDS encoding Ribosomal protein S5/Elongation factor G/III/V family protein (Ribosomal protein S5/Elongation factor G/III/V family protein; FUNCTIONS IN: GTP binding, GTPase activity; INVOLVED IN: biological_process unknown; LOCATED IN: cellular_component unknown; CONTAINS InterPro DOMAIN/s: Protein synthesis factor, GTP-binding (InterPro:IPR000795), Translation elongation factor EFG/EF2, domain IV (InterPro:IPR005517), Translation elongation factor EFG/EF2, C-terminal (InterPro:IPR000640), Translation elongation factor EFTu/EF1A, domain 2 (InterPro:IPR004161), Ribosomal protein S5 domain 2-type fold (InterPro:IPR020568), Elongation factor G/III/V (InterPro:IPR009022), Translation elongation/initiation factor/Ribosomal, beta-barrel (InterPro:IPR009000); BEST Arabidopsis thaliana protein match is: Ribosomal protein S5/Elongation factor G/III/V family protein (TAIR:AT1G56070.1).); protein product: MVKFTVEEQRKITDRKHNIRNMSVIAHVDHGKSTLTDSLVAAAGIIAQETAGDVRMTDTRADEAERGITIKSTGISLYYEMTDASLKSFTGARDGNEYLINLIDSPGHVDFSSEVTAALRITDGALVVVDCIEGVCVQTETVLRQSLGERIRPVLTVNKMDRCFLELKVDGEEAYQNFQRVIENANVIMATHEDPLLGDVQVYPEKGTVAFSAGLHGWAFTLTNFAKMYASKFGVSESKMMERLWGENFFDSATRKWTTKNWLPDLQAWKDKLWPMLEKLGIQMKPDEKELMGKPLMKRVMQAWLPASTALLEMMIFHLPSPYTAQRYRVENLYEGPLDDKYAAAIRNCDPDGPLMLYVSKMIPASDKGRFFAFGRVFSGTVSTGMKVRIMGPNYVPGEKKDLYVKSVQRTVIWMGKKQETVEDVPCGNTVAMVGLDQFITKNASDLPKLVEGLKRLAKSDPMVLCTMEESGEHIVAGAGELHIEICVKDLQDFMGGADIIVSDPVVSLRETVFERSCRTVMSKSPNKHNRLYMEARPMEDGLAEAIDEGRIGPSDDPKIRSKILAEEFGWDKDLAKKIWAFGPDTTGPNMVVDMCKGVQYLNEIKDSVVAGFQWASKEGPLAEENMRGVCYEVCDVVLHADAIHRGCGQMISTARRAIYASQLTAKPRLLEPVYMVEIQAPEGALGGIYSVLNQKRGHVFEEMQRPGTPLYNIKAYLPVVESFGFSGQLRAATSGQAFPQCVFDHWDMMSSDPLETGSQAATLVADIRKRKGLKLQMTPLSDYEDKL
- a CDS encoding Ribosomal protein S5/Elongation factor G/III/V family protein (Ribosomal protein S5/Elongation factor G/III/V family protein; FUNCTIONS IN: GTP binding, GTPase activity; INVOLVED IN: biological_process unknown; LOCATED IN: cellular_component unknown; CONTAINS InterPro DOMAIN/s: Translation elongation factor EFTu/EF1A, domain 2 (InterPro:IPR004161), Translation elongation factor EFG/EF2, C-terminal (InterPro:IPR000640), Ribosomal protein S5 domain 2-type fold (InterPro:IPR020568), Protein synthesis factor, GTP-binding (InterPro:IPR000795), Elongation factor G/III/V (InterPro:IPR009022), Translation elongation/initiation factor/Ribosomal, beta-barrel (InterPro:IPR009000), Translation elongation factor EFG/EF2, domain IV (InterPro:IPR005517); BEST Arabidopsis thaliana protein match is: Ribosomal protein S5/Elongation factor G/III/V family protein (TAIR:AT1G56070.1); Has 62937 Blast hits to 55974 proteins in 4670 species: Archae - 1189; Bacteria - 40681; Metazoa - 3235; Fungi - 1899; Plants - 1092; Viruses - 1; Other Eukaryotes - 14840 (source: NCBI BLink).) → MSVIAHVDHGKSTLTDSLVAAAGIIAQETAGDVRMTDTRADEAERGITIKSTGISLYYEMTDASLKSFTGARDGNEYLINLIDSPGHVDFSSEVTAALRITDGALVVVDCIEGVCVQTETVLRQSLGERIRPVLTVNKMDRCFLELKVDGEEAYQNFQRVIENANVIMATHEDPLLGDVQVYPEKGTVAFSAGLHGWAFTLTNFAKMYASKFGVSESKMMERLWGENFFDSATRKWTTKTGSPTCKRGFVQFCYEPIKIMINTCMNDQKDKLWPMLEKLGIQMKPDEKELMGKPLMKRVMQAWLPASTALLEMMIFHLPSPYTAQRYRVENLYEGPLDDKYAAAIRNCDPDGPLMLYVSKMIPASDKGRFFAFGRVFSGTVSTGMKVRIMGPNYVPGEKKDLYVKSVQRTVIWMGKKQETVEDVPCGNTVAMVGLDQFITKNGTLTNEKEVDAHPLRAMKFSVSPVVRVAVKCKLASDLPKLVEGLKRLAKSDPMVLCTMEESGEHIVAGAGELHIEICVKDLQDFMGGADIIVSDPVVSLRETVFERSCRTVMSKSPNKHNRLYMEARPMEDGLAEAIDEGRIGPSDDPKIRSKILAEEFGWDKDLAKKIWAFGPDTTGPNMVVDMCKGVQYLNEIKDSVVAGFQWASKEGPLAEENMRGVCYEVCDVVLHADAIHRGCGQMISTARRAIYASQLTAKPRLLEPVYMVEIQAPEGALGGIYSVLNQKRGHVFEEMQRPGTPLYNIKAYLPVVESFGFSGQLRAATSGQAFPQCVFDHWDMMSSDPLETGSQAATLVADIRKRKGLKLQMTPLSDYEDKL